The window CCGGGTTATTGCTGGATGCGTGGCATTGGTACACATCCCATGGCACACTCGAATCCCTGCGAGCTTTGACGAACGAGAATGTGGTGATGGTGCACGTAAATGACGCCCCCGTTGGCGTGGAGATAGATGCCCAGGTGGATAACACACGCGCGCTGCCCGGTGAAACCGGCGTCATCGATATCGCAGGTTTCCTGAAGGCGTTGGACGCCGCAGGCTACGACGGTCCCGTTACGCCGGAACCGTTCAAGCGCTCGCTGAGCGAATTGCCCAGCGATTCCGATCGGGCCCAACTCGTTGGTTCGGCCATGGACGCCATCTTCAGGAGCGCAGGAGTGACGCCGATCGTATGAAACTGATTCTCTACATCGGCTTTGCACAGCCGGACGAGTGGGAGGGTTGGGCAGGCACCTATGCCAGGCACGCGCGCCGATTTGAGGAGGCATCCGGGGCTCTCGCAATAGTAGTGCCGTATCACCAAATCGACACCGCTCGCATCGCGCAGCTGCGCCCGCATGCCGTGGTGATGAGTGGGTTTGCACGTTCGTTTGAGGCGTACACAGCCGATGAACTGGAAGGGGCCGTAGAGTGGCTTTCGGCTCCGCAGTTGCCAACATTGGCCCTTTGCGGAAGCCACCAGCTGCTGGGCAAGGTGATGCTGCATGGCCAGTTGTGGAGAAGCAAATTGCAAGATGAGCCGATGCGCAGACTACGCGACGGCGAACCGATCTGCAATCCCGACTACCATCCCGAATACTATATGGAACGTGGTGTATACCGGATGGAGTTAACCGAGGAGGGCAGAACCGACCCGCTGTTCAGCGGAATAGCCGAACCAGCCTTCGTTGAGTCGCACTATTGCGAGTTGAAACGCGTGCCCGATGGATTTGATTTGCTGGCCTCAACATCCGATTGCCGTATTCAGGCAATGCGCCGCCGCGGATCGGTGGTGTACGGTCTGCAGTTTCATCCTGAAGACGCGTCCGCGCGCTTTCCTGCCGGCGCACAGTTGCTTCAGAACTTCTTCCGCACTGCCGGCGCCGCCGTGGAGGGCGCTACGGCCTGAACGGGCCGGACCGCTCCACCAACAGGCCACGGAGCGTGGTGACGGTCTCAGCCGGCCCGACGACAAACGGCGCGTGGGTTGCGCCTTCTGCGAGAATCCTGTTGATATCCAATGCGCCGCCGGCCAGGTATTCGGCCACACAGCCGGCTTCCGCTGCGATGCACAAAGCCGCGGCCATGTCGTAAGCGCCCTCGCGCAGGCCAACCAAGGCCGTCAGGCTGCCGGTGGCGGCATATACCAGATCGAGAGCGATGCTGCCGAGGCAACGGACTCGGCCAGGCATCGCGCCGGTGTCCAGATTCTTGATGGCGGCGCTTGTGAATCCGACCGTATCCTCCGCATGCAGGGAGGTCCGGCCGCGGGACATGAACTGTACATTGCCTTGCCATGCTCCACCACCGCGGATTGCCGACCACACTGTATTGAGCCTGGGAGCACAAACGGCCCCAGCCACCGCGACGCCATCGTCGATCAAACCAATAGATACACACCAGAACGGGATGCCGAATACCAGGTTAGTGGTGCCATCTATCGGATCCACGGCCCATAGCGGTCCGTCGGTCTTCCCGCTCCGGCCGGTCTCCTCGCCGAGGAACCCGAATTCGGGATAGTCGCGCATCAGGCGTATGCGGATAAGGTCCTCCACGCCGCGATCCACTTCGGTTACGTATGAGCCGTCTGCCTTGAATGCCGGATTCATGTTCCGGCAGAGCTGAAGGGCCAGCGCTCCAGCCTCCACGGCGAGCGCACACAGACCGTCCATGTCCACAACCTGCTCAACGCGGTCCGGCAGCATCAGGTCCTCCTGGTTTTATGCGTGCGGAAGTTACAGAAAGGCGGACATTACCAAGCGCCACAGTTGGATGCCCGTAAGAAAACCGCATTGCGCGGACTGGCGTCTGCAAACGCAGGTTCGCGTCCAGCGGAACGGCAAAACGATAACGAGGCGGCATGGCGCAGATCAACACGTACTCTCCCTCGGTCAGATCGTTCACGCTAAAGCTGCCATCCGCGTTGGAAACCACCGAGTTTACAATCCAACGGAGCGCGAATGGACGCGGGTGGTAGGGAGGAAACACCCCGAAGCGATACGGCGCCAATACGTCGCGTAACGAGCGAAACACTACCGGTTCCAGATCTGGTGGCAGCCCATTCAAGCGCACAGGAATCACGCCAACCTGGGCGCCGGCAACCGGGACACCATTCAAAAGCAGTCTACCGCTTACTTCGCCGCGATGAAATAGCGGTCTTTGCGAAGCGGTACGGCTGAGAAAACTCGCGGGCATGCCTGCCGCGCGATAATACCGTAAAGCGAGCTTCGTATCACCGAAGCGTAAATAGAGGTCACCATACATACGTGTTGCGAAGCGGTTGAACGTTACGAATCTGTGCGGGTCACACCAGGCGTCCAGAATCGCGCGGTTGGCCGGAGTTGCTGCACACGTGAAAAGCATCGAGCGTAGCGTCGCGCCGTCCTGCTCGGCGTGCGGCGAGTTATCCAGATCCAGGAGCAGTGCCCTCATTGCGCCTGTGTCATCGAAATGGATGGTGGCAACATTAAACAGCTGCTTGACGGCTTCCCAGGAGAGTGCTGTTTGGAACCGACGCCGCCGCAAGAACGCCATTGTGGCCGCAGCTGATGCCAGACTGCCGCTTACGGCGTCCTCAGTAAAGCCGCTCTCCCGACACGTTATAACCGGCTGTGGGCGTCCGGTGAAAAGCAACAGGCTTCGATTGGGTTGGGCGTCACTGGCGCCAACGGCGATATGGGCGGCTGCAGCGAACGCGGCGCCGGCACCGGTCCCATCCGGCACGCCCGAAGCGGGTATTGCTGCACTGTACGGAACAGGAATGCTCCGGCGCAGTCGCCTGGTGATATCCATCCTGGAGGCCAGGTGACTCTCCGTGAACGGCTGCCGGATGGAGGCACCGGCTCCGACACAGACAACCGCTGCAATCAGCGTGAGGAGGCGGTTGTGCAGACTCTGGCGAGGCGCCAACAGCGCCACGACAACCAAACAGATGGCCGCGGCGGTACAAAGTCCGCCGGCAAGCCACGAAAATGCAATTTGCCGCAGGTAACGCAGATTGAACGTGCCGAGCATCTGGTAATCCACTAAGAGCGGGCTGAGGCGCACTGGAGCCGAGCATGTCATCGAGAGCAGTGAGCCAAAGCCGACCACCGCGCCTACCGCGGCGGAGCGCAGCAAAGGACCGCGACGGGCGATCTGACCGGGGTCACCGAAGGCGCCAGCCGGACCAACCAGCATGCCGGCCACCGCGCCGGCCGCAAGCCAGGCGAAATCGGCGCCGCCGTGGACAGGGAATATCACGTGCGAGATGGCAGCCACAAATGCGACACTTACGGCAGAGACCAACCAAACGCCGAAAGCACCCCTGGAGATCATGAGAGCGCCGTGCACCCGGTTCGAGCCGTCTCGACCGATGGAGACCGGCCGAAAGTTAGGATTGACGGCAGCCGAAAGGGCAATAAGGGCCGCCAGCAGCCAGCAGGCATTAAAGGCGCCGCGCGCTACAGGGTTGAAATCCGCCAGCATCGCCGCAGCTTGTACGAGAGGCGACGGCCAATTCAGGAGCACCGGTACCGGCAAGCGAGGGTTAAGCTCCTGAAATGCTAGCTCGCCGCCTGGCACGAGTATGTGCGCCGCCACTGCAGTAATGAGCGTGAGCGCCAGATATGGCAGCACGCATAGAACGGCGAGAAGAATGTAGAGGGAGGTGCGTCTTCTGGCCGGCCGGCGGGTCGCACCCACAGGTGTTTTGGTGCTGTGCACCGCGATCTGCGCGTACTCAGCGATGTCTGCCTCGGCTATGCCCGAGTCGCCTCCGCCATCGTCAACGTCAGATGAGGCCATGCAGTTTGGCCCATTGCCATTCAATCGCTGCCAACACGCTAAAGTAATCGAGCTGGCATGTCAATGGCGGCGTGATCTCCAGCTTCCTCACGATCGGTACAGCAATGCGCGCCGCAGAAGCAGCGCGCGCAGGCAGCGTGAGGTCGGCGGCTTTGCGCACGAATTGCCGGATTTGGCGGTACTCGATTGGCGTCAGCCGCTCCAGATGATGCACGTAGGGCGTCATCGCGGCGACCGCAGCTTCCGGACGTTCGGGCCGCATCCAGCTTCCGCTGCCGACCGACCTATCGGCCACTACAACGGTCCCTGCCGCGAAGTCGCCAATACGCTGATTGGCACTGCTGAACCACATTGCCGCAAGCGCCGGCGTGCCGCTGAGTATCAGTACGGAACCCCCGGGCAAGTTCAGTATGCCGAAATCGACAAAGCGCAGCAGATTGCGAATCGTGCTGGAGAGGAAATCGATCCGGCCGCCACTGCGACGCATTGCCCGGAGGTGAAAGAGTCGCTTTCCGGGAGTAACGCCGGACCACAACATCTCGAAAAAAATGCCGTACCCAAGCAAGACGGCGTAGATCAAAATGAAAGTCAGGGCAGCGCCAAAATTGGCCAGAAACGCAAAATAGCCAACGGACGCCCCAACGATCAGCCGTATTGCTGCCACAATCACCATACAAAGCAGCACCTCGATGATGAAGTCGATGATGAAAGCCGCAAGCCGCGACACGAATCCGGCCGCATCGTAAACAACCGGCACATATTCGGCAGTGAGTATCTCAACGGTCCGCGGCATTAACGGGCTGGGGCGGGCGCCGGATTGTTGCGCCAAGCGCGTCCATCGCGGCGCAAGAGTTCCTCCGACTGCTCCGGGCCCCACGAGCCTGCGGCATAGTTCGGAAATGGCTGAAAAGGCCTTGACGCGCTCCATACGTCCATAATCGGCTGCAGTACCGCCCATGCGGTCTCTACGGCGTCGTCCCGGTTAAAAAGGGTAGGGTCGCCGTGCATCGCATCTAGAAGCAGCGTCTCGTAGGCCGTAGCGCGCTGCGCCTTGAACGCCGTGGCATAGCTGAAGTTCATCTCCACCTGCCGGAGGTGCATGGTTGGTCCCGGCAGTTTGGCCCCGAAATGAAGCGATATCCCTTCATCCGGGTAGATCCGGATCACGATGTGGTTCGGTTCGATCACATCCTCCGGACTGAACTGAAAAAACAAGCTTGGCACGCGCTTGAACTGAATGGCAATCTCCGTCGTCTTGGAGCGCAGCCGCTTTCCGGAGCGCAGATAGAACGGCACATCGGCCCAGCGCCAGTTGTCCACACACAGCTTCAGCGCCACAAACGTCTCCGTGTAGGACGTAGGTGAAACACCATCCTCCTGTCGGTAACCGCTTGCAACACCACCGTCGATATTGCCAGGACCGTACTGTCCGCGAACCACGATGTCGGTCAGGCTCTCCGGATTGATTGGCACGATGGAGCGCAGGACGTCGGCCTTGCGATCCCGCACGCTCGAGCCGGCATATCGCACAGGCGGCTCCATGGCAACTGTAGAGAGCAACTGCAGCAGGTGGTTCTGAAACATGTCGCGCAGGCAGCCGGCTTCCTCATAGTAGGCCGCCCGGTGTTCCACACCGAGTGTTTCGGCTGCCGTAATCTGCACGTGGTCGATGTACTGCCGATTCCATATCGGTTCGATCACGGTATTGGCGAACCGGAACGCCAAAATGTTCTGCACGGTCTCTTTGCCGAGGTAGTGATCGATGCGGTAGATCTGCTCCTCGTCGAGAACGGTATGAATGTCCTGGTTGAGCTTCTCGGCTGTCGCCAGGTCGTGGCCGAATGGCTTTTCGATAATCACCCGGGTCCAGCCGTTGCCGCTGGAGATGCCTTTTTGCACCAGGTTATGCTCACCCAGGCGGGCAACTATATCTCCGTAAAAGCTCGGCGGAGTCGCCAGGTAGAACAACCGGTTTGGCGCATCCCCGTGTGCCTTTTCTATCTCTTCCAGCTTGGCCGACAGTGCCTCATATCCGGCAGCGCCCTCGAAATCTGCGGTGATGTAGTGAAGTGAGTTGATGAACGCGCTGCAGACGGCTTCATCGTATGTATCGGCCTCGTCGCTGCTGCGGATTGCTTCCTCCATCGCTTCCCGAAACGTCCGGTCCTCCATCGGCGACACGGCGAATCCGATCACCGCGCATCGTTCGGGGAGCATATGCGCGCAGGAGAGGTTGTAGAGCGCAGGGATCAGTTTCCGGTGTGTCAGGTCGCCGGAAGCGCCAAAGATAACGAGCGTGCATGGGTCCGATGGGCGCTCCAGGATCGAGCCGCCCTGCGCGGTACCGGCCGCTGCGCGAGCGTCGACCACGGCAGGAGCAGATTCCGAAGTAGTCATCGATTGATCAACCTTCCATTTGTTCTGTAAACTCTGTAACGCGATATCGCCGGGTCCATTTTACGGTTGCCCCGCATGCACAGATGCCGCCGCCGGCCGCCGCAGCCACGGAGTCATCGACATGACCTCCAGAAACGCTGTTCTGGCGCCGATCGCGAGGTGCTTAGGCGTTGACGCATCCACGTGGACTGCGTTGGCTGCATCGTTTCGCGGAAGTCCCAGTTCGGACCGCTGTTGGCCAGGCGGGACAAACAGCTTGCGCAGCTTCCACGTATCGAACCGCAGGACGCGATTTGACCGCGTGTGCTGCAGAAGAGCGATTTCCATGCGTTCCGCCGGGTGTGCCGGGTGAAGGAACTCCTCCGGGGCGCCACTCAGCCATCGCAACATCTGAAGCAGGCCATCGCCCTTCGCCGTACGACGCGAACCAGCGCTCAGAATGGTAAAACCGCTCAGCCTATGGCCACCTGGCGCCTTCGTGTCGCTGTTCATTGCCGCGGCAGTCTGCGCCCATGACAAACCACCGGCCTGCGGGTCGGTGTCGATCGCAACAAGCAACGCCGACAGCCTGAATGCCGCTGGATCGCTCTGCGGCACGGCAACGCCTGGCCGCCCAAAGCTCCATGATTTCTTCTCGGTTGCGGTCAATCTTGCATCTTCCGGGTTCATATGGTACTATAATAATCGCCAGCCAGCGCTTTTACGATCCCCCTGTCGTAAGCCACCCCCCTTTGCCCCCAGGCAAGCGCTGAAGCGGCTCGCCGCACTATGGATCTTTCTACGCGTTCGGGCAGGCGTGAGCAGGGGCTGCGCATTCAGGGAGCGATTGAGCGCGCCGGCATGTCGGCTGAAGAGTTGGCGGGCCGCGTCGGTTGCTCTCGAGCGCTTGTTTACCAGTATCTCTCCGGGGCCACTCTGGCTCAGCCCGATCGGCTGCAGCGGATTGCGTCGGTATGTGGCGTTGACCTGGCCCTCTTTTATCAGGATGACGGCCCAGACGTGCGCCGAACTCCGCCGCCCGATGTTGAAGATCGGTTGCGCTCCAGCCTGGAAGCCCTGGAAGCACTCGCACAAGCGCAGCAGTCGCCTGCAGACCTCCACGCGGCAGCATCCGCCTGCCAACAGGCTCTCACACTGGCCCAGCAGCTGAACGATACAGGCGCCCGCATTCGCGCCTTCCACAGGCTTGGCGCCACCCGGCTCGCTCTGGCCGAATACCCGGAAGCTGTGGAGGCACTTTCGCAGGCCGTTTCGCTCTCCGCATCGTCCGGCGACGCCGGCGCTGAGATCGCGGCGCGCCAGTGCCTGGGAGCCGCGCTTATCTCGCTTGGTCGGGACGCTGACGCCGAGGCGGAGTTTGTGCGCACCTCTGCGGGTCCGACCGTAAGCGGGCGTTGGCGCGGCACGCTGTCGCTCGGCGGAATTGCAGAGATGCGTGGCGACTATGCTACGGCAATGGCTCGCTTCGACGACGTAGCGGCGATGCTCGAAGACGCAGCGACCGCGGGCGAGCTTTCGGCCGCGGAACTGGCAACCGGCCTTCTGTACGTGAACATGAACCGCACGAATGTCTATCTGGATGGCGGTGACTTTGAAGGCGCGCGAACACTGGCTCAACAGTGCCTCGTGGATGCAGAATCGCTCGGCATTGCTGCCCAGGGACTGGAGGCGCGGTTCAACCTCGCATGGTGCGATTTCGCCACCGGGACGCTGGCCGATTCGTGGCGTGGGCTATTGGCTTTGCGGCAGCTGGCACGCTTTCTGGGAGATGGTGGTCGGGAGGCGTTTGCCAACGCCTGGCTTGCAATTCTGCTCAGCGCCGCTGGTGACGCCGATGCTTCGGTCACATGTGGCAAGGAGGGGCTGGCGCAAGCATTGGCTACCGGAGATCGGCGCGCCGAACTGTATGCCCAGTTGGGACTTGCCGATTCCTACTCGGCGGATGTGCGAAGGCGTAACGAAGCCCGGTACCATGCTACGCAGGCGCTTGCGGTAACCGTGTCGCAGCGTCAAGAGCGAGGCGAGATCGAGTGTCGCTTGCGGCTAGCTCGACTTGCCGCGCTGGAGGCCAATCGTGCGGACCTCGAGCACCAGGCCAGCCTGGCACTGGCCGCAGCCCATCGATTGGGAGCTCGCCATCTGGAATGCATCGCGATGGTTTGGTCAGGAAATAGCCGGCTTGCGGCGTCGGATGTGCCGGAAGCCGAGCGCCTTGGTGCATCGGCTAATGACCTGGCCCGAGAGATCGGTTCTGCGGAGGGTATCTGGCGCAGCCACTCACTGCTTGCCGCCTCTGCAGCCCGGCGCGGAGACACTACTGCCCAGGAGCAGCACCTGCGCAGCAGCGTCGATATGCTGGAGTCGCTGCGCGCACAACTCCGTATTGCCGGTCTGCCGGATACACTGATGGAGAATGGGGAGTGTCTCACAGTCTACGCTGAGCTGCTTGCAGTTCTGCGGGCAGCCGGCAGAGACGATGCCGTTGCGGAACTGCTGGAACTGGCCGCGTGGCCGCCACTTGCGGATGAGCCGGGCGCGATACGCTGACTTCCAAAGCCTGGCATAACGAATTTCGATTTCACAACGTCACAACAACATGACGAAACCTCCGACCCTTCGCCAGGCTCGCGCTCCACGCGTCGAGCGTATGATTGCCATCGCCGTCGCCATGTTGCCGTTCGTCGTCTCCGGATGCGGCGGCAGTTCAGGGTTCACGGGAGGCAGCTTTCCGCCGGCGCTGGTTGGCCGCGTCGTGGATGCAACCTCGCCGGTACAAAAGCCGATACCCGGCGCTTCCGTGGTGATTACTGCCGTTCCCCAGTCCGGACGGGCCGTCAATCTGAGCGAGGTTACCAACGCTACCGGGTCGTTCTACTTCCCGCGGGTTGACCTGGGAGCAGCAACGGGCGCTGTTACCGTGTCAATAACCCCGCCAACCAACGCATACCGGCCGGAGCAGGTCTCATTTGTCATGCAGCAGTCGATCAATGGCGATCTGCTAGTCTGTCTGGATCCCTCCGTCGGCGGCCACACCGGCGCAAGCCTCGCACTGCCCGTTGAGTCGTTCAAGGTTGGCCAGACCGCCTCGCTCAACGCGCAACTTCTCGATGCGGCCGGTAAGGCGGTAGCCGTTCAGCCGACCGTGCTTGCACTCGGCAACCTTGGTGTTGTCAACCCAGACGGAACGTTTACGGCCATCGCAAGCGGATCCGGCGTCGTCGCTGTGTTCTGGTACGCCTTGCCGCCTGTTACTCAGGCGATTACCGTTACCGAACCGCCCGTGAGCACTGCGCCATCCGGTGGCGCCACCGGTGCCTCCAGCGGTGGAACCACCACGAAATGAGGCGGCCGCCAGGGTTCCAGGTGGTCGTGATCGGGGGCGGGCATGCGGGCTGTGAAGCTGCGCTGGCAGCCGCACGGTTGGGATGCCATACAGCCTTGTTGACGCTGGACCCGCAACGGATCGCCCACCTGCCCTGCAAC of the Armatimonadota bacterium genome contains:
- a CDS encoding helix-turn-helix domain-containing protein, encoding MDLSTRSGRREQGLRIQGAIERAGMSAEELAGRVGCSRALVYQYLSGATLAQPDRLQRIASVCGVDLALFYQDDGPDVRRTPPPDVEDRLRSSLEALEALAQAQQSPADLHAAASACQQALTLAQQLNDTGARIRAFHRLGATRLALAEYPEAVEALSQAVSLSASSGDAGAEIAARQCLGAALISLGRDADAEAEFVRTSAGPTVSGRWRGTLSLGGIAEMRGDYATAMARFDDVAAMLEDAATAGELSAAELATGLLYVNMNRTNVYLDGGDFEGARTLAQQCLVDAESLGIAAQGLEARFNLAWCDFATGTLADSWRGLLALRQLARFLGDGGREAFANAWLAILLSAAGDADASVTCGKEGLAQALATGDRRAELYAQLGLADSYSADVRRRNEARYHATQALAVTVSQRQERGEIECRLRLARLAALEANRADLEHQASLALAAAHRLGARHLECIAMVWSGNSRLAASDVPEAERLGASANDLAREIGSAEGIWRSHSLLAASAARRGDTTAQEQHLRSSVDMLESLRAQLRIAGLPDTLMENGECLTVYAELLAVLRAAGRDDAVAELLELAAWPPLADEPGAIR
- a CDS encoding carboxypeptidase regulatory-like domain-containing protein, whose protein sequence is MIAIAVAMLPFVVSGCGGSSGFTGGSFPPALVGRVVDATSPVQKPIPGASVVITAVPQSGRAVNLSEVTNATGSFYFPRVDLGAATGAVTVSITPPTNAYRPEQVSFVMQQSINGDLLVCLDPSVGGHTGASLALPVESFKVGQTASLNAQLLDAAGKAVAVQPTVLALGNLGVVNPDGTFTAIASGSGVVAVFWYALPPVTQAITVTEPPVSTAPSGGATGASSGGTTTK
- a CDS encoding gamma-glutamyl-gamma-aminobutyrate hydrolase family protein (Members of this family of hydrolases with an active site Cys residue belong to MEROPS family C26.), which gives rise to MKLILYIGFAQPDEWEGWAGTYARHARRFEEASGALAIVVPYHQIDTARIAQLRPHAVVMSGFARSFEAYTADELEGAVEWLSAPQLPTLALCGSHQLLGKVMLHGQLWRSKLQDEPMRRLRDGEPICNPDYHPEYYMERGVYRMELTEEGRTDPLFSGIAEPAFVESHYCELKRVPDGFDLLASTSDCRIQAMRRRGSVVYGLQFHPEDASARFPAGAQLLQNFFRTAGAAVEGATA
- a CDS encoding RDD family protein, whose amino-acid sequence is MPRTVEILTAEYVPVVYDAAGFVSRLAAFIIDFIIEVLLCMVIVAAIRLIVGASVGYFAFLANFGAALTFILIYAVLLGYGIFFEMLWSGVTPGKRLFHLRAMRRSGGRIDFLSSTIRNLLRFVDFGILNLPGGSVLILSGTPALAAMWFSSANQRIGDFAAGTVVVADRSVGSGSWMRPERPEAAVAAMTPYVHHLERLTPIEYRQIRQFVRKAADLTLPARAASAARIAVPIVRKLEITPPLTCQLDYFSVLAAIEWQWAKLHGLI
- a CDS encoding inositol monophosphatase, with translation MLPDRVEQVVDMDGLCALAVEAGALALQLCRNMNPAFKADGSYVTEVDRGVEDLIRIRLMRDYPEFGFLGEETGRSGKTDGPLWAVDPIDGTTNLVFGIPFWCVSIGLIDDGVAVAGAVCAPRLNTVWSAIRGGGAWQGNVQFMSRGRTSLHAEDTVGFTSAAIKNLDTGAMPGRVRCLGSIALDLVYAATGSLTALVGLREGAYDMAAALCIAAEAGCVAEYLAGGALDINRILAEGATHAPFVVGPAETVTTLRGLLVERSGPFRP
- the zwf gene encoding glucose-6-phosphate dehydrogenase, with amino-acid sequence MTTSESAPAVVDARAAAGTAQGGSILERPSDPCTLVIFGASGDLTHRKLIPALYNLSCAHMLPERCAVIGFAVSPMEDRTFREAMEEAIRSSDEADTYDEAVCSAFINSLHYITADFEGAAGYEALSAKLEEIEKAHGDAPNRLFYLATPPSFYGDIVARLGEHNLVQKGISSGNGWTRVIIEKPFGHDLATAEKLNQDIHTVLDEEQIYRIDHYLGKETVQNILAFRFANTVIEPIWNRQYIDHVQITAAETLGVEHRAAYYEEAGCLRDMFQNHLLQLLSTVAMEPPVRYAGSSVRDRKADVLRSIVPINPESLTDIVVRGQYGPGNIDGGVASGYRQEDGVSPTSYTETFVALKLCVDNWRWADVPFYLRSGKRLRSKTTEIAIQFKRVPSLFFQFSPEDVIEPNHIVIRIYPDEGISLHFGAKLPGPTMHLRQVEMNFSYATAFKAQRATAYETLLLDAMHGDPTLFNRDDAVETAWAVLQPIMDVWSASRPFQPFPNYAAGSWGPEQSEELLRRDGRAWRNNPAPAPAR